The following are encoded in a window of Shewanella psychrotolerans genomic DNA:
- a CDS encoding MlaD family protein, translated as MTEIEAPKVVKKKLFSPIWLLPIVALVLGAWLGIKSIRESGVEVRIHFPSATGIDVGKTLVRYQGLTVGKVVDISIDDALKGVYVDLIMDYRSTPFLRDETKFWLVMPKASITGVEGLDALFSGNYIAIQPGDGEYRSDFIAEDQAPPVAPGSDGLMIELTSDSLGSLDVGSQIFYRQIPVGKIVSYRLVNDDSILFNAYIQKQYAHLVKQNSTFWNVSGLTLDASLSGLKVKTESLAAILAGGVTFSSDPNAQKATTNHKFTIYEDADAALGGASFSLLADNADAIQTGASIVFRGIEIGRINQTHLLDKGVRFDATIDTKYADLLSGTAQFWAEGADISLAGIKHASRLVTGSVINFTPGVGEPKSEYTLLNTAPENRVKPLLLTLSTEDNPGIKPGAEVRFKQLPIGTVTGVRFKPDFSGIEYQIAIWSEYSPLITSGSYFIPESALAIEASLDGVSVSTRDLDTLTKGAISLIKSKSTQQLPSGTSLSLFASMQQAQETIEQREMLTITLSSPDGANLAPKSPIYYKKMQIGKVLSLDWNVSNENFAIVLGIDKAFRNLIKENTVFWRNDAMTIDASLSGVKVDVAPLEGALKGSVSLGLLKEGETGDQQHLYGSQSLALARAQPIELTFPASSKVAAHAPIRYMGHQIGEVEQVKLNADLSALNIDAYLYGEYANVFTRKDSQYYLVDAQISLSGITAAETLLTGPYVAAIPGSSAQTITQFAGTIEAPIHLDDDALSITLVDSNLGSIKVGTPIIFRGIKIGDVRDYRLTGDGVEVLIMAQIDAKYKHLVNQSSQFWDLSGIKVDVGLFSGAQIEAGSLENILAGGIGVVTEQISSTNNQINADKRFILHQKIDQQWLEWAPAQQSNN; from the coding sequence ATGACAGAAATTGAAGCACCTAAAGTGGTAAAGAAAAAGCTTTTCTCTCCTATATGGTTACTGCCTATAGTCGCACTCGTATTAGGCGCTTGGCTTGGTATTAAAAGTATTCGAGAATCGGGCGTTGAAGTTCGAATCCATTTCCCTAGTGCAACAGGCATTGACGTCGGCAAAACCTTAGTACGTTATCAAGGCTTAACCGTTGGTAAAGTTGTCGACATTAGTATTGATGATGCACTAAAAGGCGTTTACGTTGACCTTATTATGGATTATCGCTCAACGCCTTTCTTGCGTGATGAAACCAAATTCTGGTTAGTAATGCCTAAAGCTTCTATTACAGGTGTAGAGGGGCTAGATGCGCTGTTTTCTGGTAACTACATTGCAATCCAACCTGGGGATGGTGAATACCGAAGTGATTTTATTGCCGAAGATCAGGCTCCCCCGGTCGCACCAGGCAGCGATGGGCTGATGATTGAGCTTACCAGTGACAGCCTTGGCTCACTGGATGTCGGCTCACAAATTTTTTACCGACAAATTCCTGTTGGAAAAATCGTCAGCTACCGACTCGTTAATGATGACAGCATATTGTTTAATGCCTATATCCAGAAACAGTATGCTCACTTGGTTAAACAAAACTCTACCTTTTGGAATGTATCAGGGCTAACACTCGATGCTTCACTATCAGGCCTAAAAGTAAAAACAGAAAGTCTCGCAGCTATTCTAGCGGGAGGGGTTACCTTCTCTTCCGACCCCAATGCCCAAAAAGCCACAACTAATCATAAGTTCACTATTTATGAAGATGCCGATGCCGCACTCGGAGGTGCATCCTTTAGTTTGCTCGCTGACAATGCAGATGCAATACAGACTGGTGCGAGTATTGTCTTTAGAGGCATAGAGATAGGCCGAATTAACCAAACTCATCTGCTGGATAAAGGCGTTCGATTCGATGCCACAATCGATACAAAGTATGCCGATTTACTCAGTGGCACAGCTCAATTTTGGGCCGAAGGCGCAGACATATCACTCGCTGGAATAAAACATGCCTCACGCCTAGTCACTGGCAGCGTGATTAATTTTACTCCTGGCGTGGGTGAACCTAAATCGGAATATACACTACTTAATACAGCACCAGAGAACCGAGTCAAGCCGCTGCTGTTAACGCTGTCCACTGAGGATAACCCGGGCATAAAACCTGGCGCTGAGGTGCGATTCAAGCAGCTACCGATAGGCACAGTGACAGGCGTCAGATTCAAACCTGACTTTAGTGGTATCGAATATCAAATAGCGATTTGGTCCGAATACAGTCCGCTAATCACCAGTGGTAGCTATTTTATTCCTGAGTCTGCGCTCGCCATAGAAGCATCTCTCGATGGTGTATCTGTAAGCACTAGAGATTTAGACACTTTAACTAAAGGTGCAATTAGTTTAATAAAAAGCAAAAGCACCCAGCAGCTCCCAAGCGGCACATCACTGTCATTATTTGCCTCAATGCAACAAGCACAAGAAACTATTGAACAGCGTGAAATGTTAACGATCACGCTATCGAGTCCCGATGGAGCCAATTTGGCACCAAAATCGCCCATCTATTACAAAAAAATGCAAATAGGAAAAGTGCTTAGCCTTGATTGGAATGTCAGTAACGAAAATTTTGCTATCGTTTTAGGAATAGATAAAGCCTTTCGCAACTTAATCAAGGAAAACACGGTGTTTTGGCGAAATGATGCGATGACTATCGATGCGAGTTTAAGTGGCGTTAAAGTTGATGTTGCGCCCTTAGAAGGTGCACTAAAAGGCAGTGTCTCCCTAGGTTTGTTAAAAGAGGGAGAAACTGGCGATCAACAGCACCTTTACGGCTCACAATCATTGGCACTCGCTAGAGCTCAGCCCATTGAGTTAACTTTCCCAGCCAGTAGTAAAGTTGCCGCCCATGCCCCTATCCGATATATGGGTCACCAAATCGGTGAAGTAGAGCAAGTAAAACTCAATGCCGACCTAAGCGCTTTAAACATCGATGCCTATCTCTATGGGGAATATGCCAACGTTTTCACCCGCAAAGATTCGCAGTATTACCTTGTTGATGCGCAAATATCCCTTTCAGGGATCACTGCTGCAGAAACACTACTTACAGGGCCTTATGTTGCGGCGATCCCAGGGAGCAGTGCGCAAACTATCACTCAATTTGCTGGCACCATAGAGGCACCGATACACCTTGATGATGATGCGTTATCAATCACCTTAGTCGACTCAAATCTCGGCTCAATTAAAGTGGGGACGCCGATTATTTTCCGCGGCATTAAGATCGGTGACGTTAGAGATTATCGTCTTACAGGCGATGGTGTAGAGGTGCTGATAATGGCTCAAATTGATGCCAAATATAAACATCTCGTCAATCAAAGCAGTCAGTTCTGGGATCTTTCCGGGATTAAAGTCGATGTTGGCTTGTTTTCTGGCGCTCAAATTGAAGCAGGTTCTCTGGAAAATATTCTAGCGGGTGGAATAGGCGTTGTAACTGAACAGATTAGTTCAACTAACAATCAAATCAACGCAGATAAGCGCTTTATCTTACATCAGAAAATCGACCAGCAATGGTTAGAGTGGGCTCCTGCTCAACAAAGTAACAACTAA
- a CDS encoding paraquat-inducible protein A, with translation MSTSNTSVQGQRLGLTCCPTCTNLCQTQQTICSRCGQAVTSRDHSSIQKSWALLITAAILLFPANLYPITVMTSQGQVRKDTIFSGINHLIQLDLLPIAIILFTASILVPMLKIVGLGIYLLAISFELPISKRKLMAGFHIIEWIGRWSMLDLFVISITAALVNMGQIFDAKPAPAATAFALVILLTQLAAKVLDTRLLWDRLESNDDRN, from the coding sequence ATGAGTACCAGTAACACCTCAGTTCAAGGGCAGCGACTCGGGCTTACCTGCTGCCCGACTTGCACCAATTTATGTCAAACACAGCAAACGATCTGCTCTCGATGTGGACAAGCCGTCACCAGCCGAGATCACAGCAGCATACAAAAAAGTTGGGCACTACTGATCACAGCTGCAATCTTGTTGTTCCCCGCTAACCTCTATCCCATTACTGTTATGACTAGTCAAGGGCAGGTGAGAAAAGACACCATATTCAGTGGTATTAACCATCTAATTCAATTAGATCTTTTACCGATTGCTATTATCTTGTTTACTGCCAGTATATTAGTGCCAATGCTAAAAATAGTTGGCCTCGGCATCTATTTACTCGCGATTAGTTTTGAATTACCAATATCGAAAAGAAAACTAATGGCTGGTTTTCATATCATAGAATGGATTGGACGCTGGTCGATGTTAGACCTTTTTGTCATATCCATCACCGCTGCGCTCGTCAATATGGGACAGATATTCGACGCTAAGCCTGCGCCTGCAGCAACAGCGTTTGCATTAGTTATATTGCTGACTCAACTGGCGGCGAAAGTATTAGATACGCGTTTACTCTGGGACCGATTGGAATCGAACGATGACAGAAATTGA
- a CDS encoding paraquat-inducible protein A, whose protein sequence is MDRDVLDKSIVLCRSCDLVVRKRALPSGVRALCPRCNSYLYDTPYCSINGMLALCLAALALYFPANFFPVLELHFLGSIRTTTIFGGAMSVADQGYWVVAIAVLTAAVIAPGLLILSVLFQVLIVKYQLHNPFFRKIYKGFLCQHKLISQLSMLEIYMISIFVSVFQLSDYTDLYFGIGTFCFTMLFIVVIFLQREYDIEHMWSVLDEYQ, encoded by the coding sequence ATGGATAGAGACGTGTTAGATAAGAGTATCGTCCTTTGTCGTTCCTGCGATTTGGTCGTCAGAAAGCGCGCGCTCCCATCGGGAGTTCGTGCCTTATGTCCTCGTTGCAACAGCTACCTCTATGACACACCATATTGTTCAATTAACGGTATGCTTGCTTTATGCCTAGCGGCGCTAGCACTCTATTTTCCAGCAAATTTTTTCCCCGTGCTCGAACTTCACTTTCTTGGCAGTATCAGAACAACGACCATCTTTGGTGGGGCAATGTCTGTGGCAGATCAAGGATATTGGGTGGTGGCTATTGCAGTATTAACGGCAGCGGTAATAGCACCAGGTCTGCTGATCCTATCGGTATTGTTCCAAGTTCTTATTGTAAAATATCAGTTACATAATCCTTTTTTTCGTAAGATTTATAAGGGGTTTTTATGTCAACACAAGCTGATAAGTCAGCTGAGCATGTTAGAAATTTATATGATCAGTATCTTCGTTTCTGTATTTCAACTCTCTGATTATACGGATCTTTACTTCGGCATTGGTACCTTTTGCTTTACGATGTTATTTATCGTAGTCATTTTTTTGCAGAGAGAATATGACATAGAACATATGTGGAGCGTTCTTGATGAGTACCAGTAA
- a CDS encoding YebG family protein yields the protein MAVITKFVVVREGVEKMTFTSKKEADAYDKMLDIADNLLPFIEQSALGLDDSATEKLCFYLAENKDQLMGLLKGGVAPKSAPTKKAAKKPESKT from the coding sequence ATGGCAGTAATAACTAAATTTGTCGTTGTCAGAGAAGGGGTTGAGAAGATGACATTCACATCTAAGAAGGAGGCTGACGCCTACGATAAGATGCTCGATATCGCGGACAATCTTCTTCCTTTTATCGAGCAATCAGCTTTAGGGCTTGATGACAGCGCGACAGAGAAACTTTGTTTCTATTTGGCTGAAAATAAGGATCAACTTATGGGCTTGCTAAAAGGTGGGGTAGCACCAAAGTCAGCACCAACCAAGAAAGCGGCTAAAAAGCCAGAATCTAAAACGTAA
- a CDS encoding GAF domain-containing protein, producing MTSVCYDTLVRQTEALFAGEDNLIAAMANFSALINDHLDDLNWVGFYLVEGEQLILGPFQGKVACTRIPMGKGVCGTAAQTNSTQRVADVHQFEGHIACDSASNSEIVIPMRCNGEVIAVLDIDSPSLSRFDEADQIGLELVLKSLENALFA from the coding sequence ATGACATCTGTGTGTTACGACACCTTAGTGAGACAAACCGAAGCGCTATTTGCTGGAGAAGATAATCTTATTGCCGCCATGGCTAACTTTTCTGCCTTGATTAATGATCATCTCGATGATCTCAATTGGGTTGGTTTTTATCTTGTCGAAGGCGAACAGTTAATTCTAGGTCCTTTTCAAGGGAAAGTTGCCTGTACTCGAATTCCGATGGGAAAGGGGGTTTGTGGCACTGCAGCGCAAACTAATTCTACACAGCGAGTAGCAGATGTTCATCAATTTGAAGGGCATATCGCCTGTGATTCGGCGAGTAACTCCGAAATTGTCATCCCGATGCGATGTAATGGAGAGGTTATAGCTGTATTGGATATTGATAGCCCTTCGTTATCAAGATTCGACGAAGCCGATCAAATTGGCCTAGAGTTGGTCCTTAAAAGCTTGGAAAATGCTTTATTTGCTTAA
- the proQ gene encoding RNA chaperone ProQ has translation MESTEKLTDTNAILAYLYETFPLCFIAEGETKPLKIGLFQDLADRLADDSKVSKTQLRIALRRYTSSWRYLKGVKAGAQRVDLDGNECGELEQEHIDHAQATLKDSQEKAKAKRVAKAAASKGENSAPKAEKKPFKKPAPKRKSAAVKTAKPETVVENLVPAVLTELKQNQRVNVKLGKSPVAGVVLDIKKEDVQVQLDSGLTIKVKIEHILL, from the coding sequence ATGGAATCAACAGAAAAGTTGACCGACACCAACGCTATTCTTGCGTATTTATATGAAACATTTCCTTTGTGCTTTATTGCTGAAGGTGAAACTAAACCTCTTAAAATTGGATTGTTTCAAGACTTGGCTGACAGGTTAGCTGATGATTCTAAAGTCAGTAAAACTCAATTGAGAATTGCCTTACGTCGTTATACGAGCAGCTGGCGTTATCTTAAAGGTGTAAAAGCTGGCGCACAGCGTGTAGACCTTGACGGTAATGAGTGTGGTGAACTTGAGCAAGAGCATATCGACCATGCACAAGCTACACTAAAAGATAGTCAAGAAAAGGCCAAGGCTAAACGTGTTGCAAAAGCGGCGGCCAGTAAAGGTGAAAACTCTGCGCCTAAGGCAGAGAAAAAACCATTTAAGAAACCTGCTCCGAAACGTAAGTCTGCTGCGGTAAAAACCGCTAAGCCAGAGACTGTCGTTGAAAATTTAGTACCCGCAGTGTTGACGGAGCTGAAACAAAATCAGCGCGTCAATGTCAAACTAGGTAAATCACCCGTTGCGGGTGTGGTATTGGACATCAAAAAAGAAGATGTGCAAGTACAGTTAGATTCAGGATTGACCATTAAAGTTAAGATTGAACACATCCTGTTATAG
- the prc gene encoding carboxy terminal-processing peptidase, translating into MRKLTLAVSIASIFVGFSAWALTPTIPSSELPSLTQEPQHKVASKRVTGLFTRAHYHRFELDDAFSQQVFNRYLKQLDYRRNVMLQRDIDGFKVYSTQFDDMLKSGDLTAAYKMFELVQQRRYDRFAYALSLLDKEIDFTVAGDSYQYDRDDAAWPKDEAELNELWRQRVKYDALNLKLTGKNWDEIVEVLEKRYNNAIKRLSQTKSEDVFQGVMNAFARTVEPHTSYLSPRNAERFQMEMNLSLEGIGAVLQMDDDYTVIKSLVAGGPAAGSEKLAPEDRIVGVGQEGEEIVDVIGWRLDDVVELIKGPKGSKVVLQILPKKGGSAAKPTNVTIVRDKIRLEDRAATSEVIEPKTGDYAGRKVGVIKVPGFYMNLSQDVSKELAKLNEAKVEGVVIDLRGNGGGALTEATLLTGLFIEQGPVVQIRDANGKVSQNRDNDGRVSYAGPLTVMVDRYSASASEIFAAALQDYDRALIVGESTFGKGTVQQHKSLGRIYDMYDKPIGHVQYTIAKFYRINGGSTQLKGVTPDIPFPSALEPGEYGEAEEDNALPWDKVPVAQYGTLGDINPNLITNLDKRHQQRIKKDVEFGYIYQDIAEFKKSHKEKSVSLVEKERIEERESNDHKQLARLNERRAVDGLAPLATLDDADVDVKAPDAFLDETVYITLDMVDMDKMAKNQVN; encoded by the coding sequence ATGCGAAAACTAACTCTGGCTGTTTCAATTGCCAGCATTTTTGTAGGATTCTCGGCTTGGGCATTGACGCCTACAATTCCATCGAGCGAGTTGCCCTCACTAACTCAAGAGCCACAACATAAAGTGGCGAGCAAGCGAGTGACAGGTTTGTTCACTCGCGCTCATTATCATCGTTTTGAGCTTGATGATGCATTTTCCCAGCAGGTGTTTAACCGATATTTAAAGCAACTCGATTACCGTCGTAACGTAATGCTCCAGCGCGATATCGACGGTTTTAAAGTTTATTCAACTCAATTTGATGACATGCTTAAAAGTGGCGATTTGACTGCGGCTTATAAGATGTTTGAGCTTGTTCAACAACGCCGTTATGACCGTTTTGCCTACGCGCTATCTTTGCTTGATAAAGAAATTGATTTCACTGTTGCTGGCGATAGTTATCAATATGATCGTGATGATGCCGCTTGGCCAAAAGATGAAGCTGAACTCAATGAACTTTGGCGTCAACGGGTTAAATATGATGCGCTGAATCTTAAGCTTACGGGAAAAAATTGGGACGAAATTGTTGAGGTGCTTGAAAAGCGCTACAATAACGCCATAAAACGTCTGAGCCAAACTAAGAGCGAAGATGTGTTCCAAGGTGTGATGAATGCTTTTGCGCGTACCGTCGAACCCCATACCAGTTATCTATCTCCTCGCAACGCTGAACGTTTCCAAATGGAAATGAACCTGAGTCTTGAAGGTATTGGTGCAGTGTTGCAGATGGACGATGACTATACTGTGATTAAGAGTTTGGTTGCCGGTGGACCCGCTGCGGGTAGTGAAAAGCTTGCACCAGAAGATCGTATTGTTGGTGTTGGCCAAGAAGGCGAAGAGATCGTCGATGTGATTGGCTGGCGACTTGACGATGTTGTTGAGTTAATCAAAGGACCTAAAGGCAGTAAGGTTGTATTGCAGATCCTACCTAAGAAAGGCGGTTCGGCAGCTAAACCCACTAATGTGACCATTGTTCGCGATAAGATTCGTCTTGAAGACCGTGCAGCCACATCAGAAGTGATTGAGCCTAAAACTGGGGATTATGCTGGACGTAAAGTCGGCGTGATCAAAGTGCCTGGTTTTTACATGAACCTTTCTCAAGATGTTTCAAAAGAGTTAGCTAAACTCAATGAAGCAAAAGTTGAGGGTGTCGTGATCGATCTTCGCGGTAATGGCGGTGGTGCATTAACTGAAGCAACATTACTTACGGGCTTATTTATCGAACAAGGCCCAGTCGTTCAAATTCGTGATGCTAATGGAAAGGTCTCTCAAAACAGAGATAATGATGGTCGAGTATCTTATGCTGGTCCATTAACGGTAATGGTTGACCGTTATAGTGCGTCTGCTTCTGAGATCTTTGCTGCAGCCCTGCAGGATTATGATCGTGCCCTTATCGTCGGTGAATCGACTTTCGGTAAAGGAACAGTTCAGCAGCACAAGAGTTTAGGTCGAATCTACGATATGTACGATAAGCCTATCGGACATGTGCAATATACCATTGCAAAGTTTTACCGTATTAACGGTGGTAGCACTCAGCTTAAAGGGGTCACCCCAGATATTCCATTCCCAAGTGCGCTTGAACCTGGTGAATATGGTGAAGCCGAAGAAGATAACGCATTGCCGTGGGACAAAGTACCTGTTGCACAATATGGCACTCTGGGTGATATCAATCCAAACTTAATTACTAATTTGGATAAGCGCCATCAACAGCGGATTAAAAAAGACGTTGAGTTTGGTTATATCTACCAAGATATCGCTGAATTTAAGAAGAGCCATAAAGAAAAAAGTGTCTCTTTAGTTGAGAAAGAGCGTATTGAAGAACGCGAGAGCAATGACCATAAGCAGTTAGCACGTCTAAATGAGCGTCGCGCAGTCGATGGTTTAGCACCATTGGCTACGCTCGATGATGCAGACGTGGACGTTAAAGCGCCAGATGCATTCTTAGATGAAACAGTCTATATCACCCTTGATATGGTCGATATGGACAAAATGGCAAAAAATCAGGTTAATTAG
- the pepN gene encoding aminopeptidase N, with amino-acid sequence MTQVQAKFLKDYRSPDYTITHVALDFSLAGSGTKVTATSKVRRLNESASTLVLDGDDLNLESLTVDGEAYQYDIKAGQLILNDLGEEFELCIVTLLDPEVNQALEGLYMSDGAYCTQCEAEGFRRITYFLDRPDVLATYDVRVEADKAAFPYLLSNGNKIDAGELESGRHFVSWQDPFPKPAYLFALVAGDFDLLSDSFTTKSGREVALQVFVDKGNLHKAGHAMASLKKSMLWDEQRFNLEYDLDIYMIVAVDFFNMGAMENKGLNVFNTKYVLADTASATDDDYHGIESVVGHEYFHNWTGNRVTCRDWFQLSLKEGLTVFRDQEFSSDVGSRAVNRIHAIKVIKNQQFAEDSGPMAHAIRPESVIEMNNFYTVTVYNKGAEVIRMMHTLLGEAGFQAGMKCYFERHDGQAVTCDDFVAAMEDASGVDLTLFRRWYSQSGTPQVTVEEDYNHALNQYRLHISQHTSPTAEQAEKLPLHIPFDIELLSADGQPLLSRVLDVTKDKQTFVFDGIEAKPIPSLLQNFSAPVKLIFEYRIEQLLHLIRFATSEVAKWEASVTMFSQAVWQNVGYLHTNTAMHIDSRITDAIKGLLLDESLDRSLLAEILNFPNVATLIEQENDVDLDALITARAFVVEEIASGCEDELVARYRELAQLDDAGARSLKNVSLKLLLTLSDQYQGYAKAQYDSATNMTDSLGALSALNGEDGELRQALLDDFQQRWLDTPLVMDKWLTLQATCPGEDRIAAIMALCDHPAFSFSNPNRVRSLFGAFSAANIEVFHRNDGAGYKLLTDVIIKLNTLNPQVAARIITPLILFKKFDKSRQELMKASLESILNLPDLSKDLYEKVTKALA; translated from the coding sequence ATGACACAAGTTCAAGCGAAATTCTTAAAGGACTACAGAAGTCCTGACTACACAATTACTCATGTTGCCCTTGATTTTTCCCTTGCGGGTTCAGGCACTAAAGTGACAGCAACCAGTAAAGTTCGTCGGCTTAATGAAAGTGCATCAACCTTAGTGTTAGATGGCGACGATCTTAATCTCGAGTCGCTCACCGTTGATGGTGAGGCTTATCAATATGATATTAAAGCGGGGCAGTTAATCCTTAACGATCTTGGTGAAGAGTTTGAACTTTGTATTGTTACTTTGCTCGACCCTGAAGTTAATCAGGCGCTTGAAGGTTTGTATATGTCGGATGGCGCCTATTGTACTCAATGCGAAGCAGAGGGGTTTAGACGCATTACCTATTTCCTCGATAGGCCCGATGTACTTGCCACTTATGATGTGCGTGTTGAAGCTGATAAAGCGGCATTTCCTTATCTGCTCAGTAATGGCAACAAAATTGATGCAGGAGAGCTTGAAAGTGGCCGTCATTTTGTCTCTTGGCAAGATCCATTTCCAAAGCCTGCGTATTTGTTTGCATTAGTTGCGGGAGATTTTGACTTACTAAGTGATAGCTTTACCACCAAAAGTGGCCGAGAAGTTGCTTTGCAAGTTTTTGTCGATAAAGGCAATTTACATAAAGCAGGCCATGCCATGGCATCACTGAAAAAGTCGATGCTTTGGGATGAACAGCGTTTCAACCTAGAATACGATCTTGATATCTATATGATTGTTGCAGTTGATTTTTTCAACATGGGCGCTATGGAAAATAAAGGCTTAAATGTTTTTAATACTAAATACGTTTTGGCTGATACTGCCTCTGCAACTGACGATGATTATCATGGTATTGAATCCGTTGTTGGTCACGAGTATTTTCATAACTGGACGGGTAATCGTGTTACTTGCCGTGATTGGTTTCAATTGAGCTTGAAAGAGGGCTTAACGGTATTTCGCGATCAGGAGTTCAGTTCAGATGTTGGGTCGCGGGCCGTAAACCGCATTCATGCAATCAAAGTAATTAAGAACCAACAGTTTGCTGAAGACAGTGGCCCTATGGCTCATGCGATCCGTCCTGAGTCTGTTATCGAAATGAATAATTTCTATACTGTCACCGTATATAACAAAGGCGCTGAAGTGATCCGCATGATGCATACCTTATTGGGAGAGGCGGGTTTCCAAGCTGGTATGAAATGCTATTTTGAGCGTCATGATGGCCAAGCGGTCACTTGTGATGATTTTGTGGCTGCGATGGAGGATGCCAGTGGCGTCGACCTGACACTGTTTAGGCGCTGGTATAGTCAGTCTGGTACGCCGCAAGTGACGGTTGAAGAAGACTATAATCACGCGCTTAATCAGTATCGTCTGCACATTTCCCAGCATACATCACCAACCGCTGAGCAGGCTGAAAAATTGCCGCTGCATATTCCATTTGATATTGAGTTACTCAGCGCTGACGGTCAACCTTTACTCAGTCGCGTACTGGATGTAACTAAAGATAAGCAAACCTTTGTCTTTGATGGTATTGAGGCCAAGCCGATACCATCGTTATTACAAAACTTCTCCGCGCCAGTGAAACTCATTTTCGAGTACAGGATTGAGCAGCTACTTCACCTTATTCGTTTTGCGACTAGTGAAGTTGCGAAATGGGAAGCCTCGGTGACCATGTTCAGTCAAGCAGTGTGGCAAAACGTTGGTTATCTGCATACTAATACTGCTATGCATATAGATAGTCGTATAACTGACGCAATAAAAGGTTTGTTGTTAGACGAATCGCTCGATCGGTCATTATTGGCGGAGATCCTTAATTTCCCGAACGTGGCAACCTTGATTGAGCAAGAAAATGACGTCGACCTAGATGCATTGATCACTGCTAGGGCTTTTGTGGTTGAAGAGATCGCTAGTGGCTGTGAAGATGAGCTGGTTGCGCGCTATAGAGAGCTGGCGCAATTAGATGATGCAGGTGCTAGATCACTGAAAAATGTATCACTGAAGCTGTTGTTAACATTATCCGACCAATACCAAGGCTATGCTAAAGCTCAGTATGATAGTGCAACCAATATGACCGATAGTTTGGGTGCTTTGTCCGCGCTTAATGGTGAAGATGGTGAGTTAAGGCAAGCTTTGCTGGACGATTTTCAACAACGCTGGCTGGATACGCCTCTGGTGATGGACAAATGGCTAACATTGCAAGCGACATGCCCGGGAGAGGATCGTATTGCCGCTATTATGGCGTTATGCGATCATCCAGCATTTAGCTTCTCTAATCCTAATCGTGTTCGTTCGTTATTTGGCGCATTTTCAGCGGCAAATATTGAAGTTTTTCATCGCAATGATGGCGCCGGGTATAAGTTGCTAACCGATGTAATTATTAAGCTTAACACTCTTAATCCTCAAGTTGCTGCGCGGATCATTACACCATTAATTTTGTTTAAAAAGTTTGATAAATCGAGACAAGAATTGATGAAGGCTTCCCTTGAGTCTATTCTCAATTTACCGGATTTATCGAAAGATCTTTATGAAAAAGTCACTAAGGCTTTAGCATAA
- a CDS encoding DUF2835 domain-containing protein, producing MVYFFSISVDYRDFLNYYQGYVDKVEVKETGGKTLWIHARHFRPFLTPSGLSGHFRLELDSNGNFYSLTRTL from the coding sequence ATGGTTTATTTCTTTTCTATTTCTGTCGATTATCGGGATTTTCTCAATTATTACCAAGGGTATGTGGATAAAGTCGAAGTGAAAGAGACTGGGGGCAAGACTCTCTGGATCCATGCCCGCCACTTTAGACCTTTTTTAACACCATCTGGACTATCTGGTCATTTTAGATTGGAGTTGGACAGTAATGGCAATTTTTATTCTCTTACTCGTACATTATAA